One Oceanicoccus sagamiensis genomic region harbors:
- a CDS encoding LLM class flavin-dependent oxidoreductase: MKFTLFHLMPYGAVDLDAIKDHETVWVGLPNKHYDRDAGHALYQRYLNELIQGESLGFDGIAVNEHHSTAYGMMPSPIVTASYLAARTEQVNIAILGSAIPLRDHPLTLAEEHAMIDTISKGRLITGFVRGIGAEYHTWGTNPTFSHERFHEAHDLIIKAWTETEPFRWIGKHYRHEYVNVWPRPYQQPHPRVWIPSQGSAETIEWAAHPDRKYTYLQTFSPIKSVYKYLQQYRDTCESYGYEASNDQLGWAVPIYVAETDEQARREAKQHFENFRNRFLKMPIEMLLPPGYTSLSSMKNIAKSKAQIAGDITLELACDMGMFFCGSPETVRDQLADAWKDLRFEHLLSMLQFGTLPAELTQKSMQLFANEVMPSLREIVDETQAAIA; the protein is encoded by the coding sequence GTGAAATTTACTCTATTCCATTTAATGCCCTATGGGGCAGTCGACCTTGACGCCATTAAAGATCACGAAACGGTATGGGTAGGCCTGCCCAATAAACACTATGACCGCGATGCGGGCCACGCCTTATACCAGCGTTATCTGAACGAATTAATTCAGGGCGAATCCCTTGGTTTTGACGGCATTGCTGTAAACGAACACCATTCAACCGCCTATGGCATGATGCCCTCACCCATTGTGACTGCCTCTTATTTGGCAGCCAGAACCGAACAGGTCAATATCGCGATTCTAGGTAGCGCTATTCCATTACGGGATCACCCCCTGACACTGGCAGAAGAACACGCCATGATTGATACCATTTCCAAGGGTCGATTAATTACCGGGTTTGTCCGCGGTATTGGTGCGGAATATCACACTTGGGGCACCAACCCCACCTTCAGTCATGAGCGTTTCCACGAAGCACACGATTTAATTATCAAAGCCTGGACTGAGACCGAACCGTTTCGCTGGATTGGCAAACACTATCGACATGAGTATGTAAATGTCTGGCCTCGCCCTTATCAGCAGCCACACCCACGGGTTTGGATTCCTTCACAGGGTTCCGCAGAAACCATTGAATGGGCGGCGCACCCGGACCGTAAGTACACCTATCTGCAAACCTTTAGCCCGATTAAGTCGGTGTATAAATATCTGCAACAATATCGTGACACCTGTGAAAGCTATGGCTATGAAGCCAGCAATGATCAACTGGGCTGGGCCGTACCGATTTATGTCGCGGAAACCGACGAACAGGCCCGCAGAGAAGCCAAACAACATTTTGAAAATTTCCGTAACCGCTTCCTGAAAATGCCGATTGAAATGCTATTACCACCGGGATATACCTCGCTGTCATCAATGAAAAATATTGCCAAATCCAAAGCACAGATTGCCGGTGATATTACTTTGGAGCTAGCCTGTGATATGGGTATGTTTTTCTGCGGCAGCCCGGAAACAGTGCGCGATCAATTAGCGGATGCCTGGAAGGATTTACGTTTTGAGCACTTATTAAGTATGCTGCAATTCGGCACCCTGCCCGCAGAGTTAACCCAAAAAAGCATGCAGTTATTTGCTAATGAAGTGATGCCTTCACTGCGTGAAATTGTTGACGAAACCCAAGCGGCTATTGCCTGA
- a CDS encoding DUF1838 family protein, with protein MMTLKGFNDSRLPADFPINLNDPQTNLTQFSRLMGSTNPEVETYGYYGGHLFASIDGKKMIPLLGIEGVGVSRLETQPNGEVKAFHREIGYYSDIRTGKYIDSWHNPLIDDTIEIYHIKNMQVNAKLAAINEMEFDGHMIKVPFPSKWDFMGATGVNNFELHMELPTILDQAKWPREYPGPTTKISEMFMRQFDTADLLNPKLDSIPNMGSWSRVSTWFPWMLMGEIPGEIVFRTHSLKLRNGIDDIPKQLRDKIEKEDPENLVAPLASSWGKPNESSFTNFLRDRQPAPMPKK; from the coding sequence ATGATGACACTTAAAGGGTTTAACGATTCGCGCCTACCAGCGGATTTCCCTATCAACCTTAATGACCCACAAACCAATCTTACTCAGTTTTCCCGCTTAATGGGCAGCACGAACCCTGAAGTGGAAACCTATGGATACTACGGTGGTCATTTATTTGCTTCGATCGATGGCAAAAAAATGATTCCTCTGTTGGGAATTGAAGGTGTCGGTGTAAGCCGCCTTGAAACTCAGCCCAATGGCGAAGTTAAGGCTTTTCACCGTGAGATTGGTTATTACTCGGATATCCGTACCGGAAAATATATTGATAGCTGGCACAACCCGCTGATTGATGACACTATTGAAATCTATCATATTAAAAATATGCAGGTGAATGCCAAACTGGCAGCCATTAATGAAATGGAATTTGATGGCCATATGATTAAAGTCCCCTTTCCTTCCAAATGGGATTTTATGGGCGCTACGGGCGTAAATAATTTTGAATTACATATGGAACTGCCTACTATTTTAGATCAGGCAAAATGGCCACGGGAATACCCGGGACCGACAACTAAAATCTCTGAGATGTTTATGCGCCAGTTTGATACGGCTGATTTACTCAATCCAAAGCTGGATAGCATCCCTAATATGGGTTCATGGTCAAGGGTTTCTACCTGGTTCCCATGGATGTTAATGGGTGAGATTCCTGGAGAGATCGTATTCAGAACTCACTCGCTTAAGCTGCGTAATGGCATTGATGATATTCCCAAACAGTTGCGTGATAAAATTGAAAAAGAAGATCCTGAAAATCTGGTCGCACCACTGGCATCCAGCTGGGGCAAGCCGAATGAGTCTTCTTTTACCAATTTCTTAAGAGACCGCCAACCGGCACCGATGCCTAAGAAGTAA
- a CDS encoding cytochrome b, whose protein sequence is MLAKDHAAGYSATTVVLSWLVLISFTTTFIVSVSWPTLDVSDPVRDYRRLLHMSCGVVTAILIVLRLIWWCKNPFPKAPKGMPDNEFGLSRILVLFFYIDILGLAITGFMNSWAMSYEVSFLGLFTLPIIGGTTVSFAGYFHSAFLFFNNCMMLSFVLINLYHSLRYKVGFRRWLPGSMA, encoded by the coding sequence ATGTTAGCTAAAGATCATGCAGCCGGTTACAGCGCTACCACAGTGGTACTGTCGTGGCTGGTGCTAATCAGTTTTACCACCACATTTATAGTATCTGTGTCCTGGCCTACTCTGGACGTTAGTGACCCGGTACGCGATTACCGCCGCCTGCTGCATATGAGCTGTGGCGTGGTCACCGCTATACTGATTGTCTTGCGCTTAATCTGGTGGTGCAAAAACCCTTTTCCCAAAGCCCCCAAGGGTATGCCAGACAATGAGTTTGGTTTATCCAGAATCCTGGTGCTGTTTTTCTATATCGATATTTTAGGGCTGGCCATTACCGGCTTTATGAATAGCTGGGCAATGTCTTATGAAGTGAGCTTTCTGGGTTTGTTTACTCTGCCCATTATCGGTGGCACCACCGTTAGCTTTGCCGGTTATTTCCATAGTGCCTTTCTGTTTTTTAATAACTGTATGATGCTGAGTTTTGTACTGATCAATCTGTATCACAGTCTGCGTTACAAAGTGGGATTCCGCCGTTGGCTTCCCGGTTCAATGGCCTAG
- a CDS encoding aldehyde dehydrogenase family protein, translating to MNIETEYLKPSDPDAQAFLDRQQHRMFINNEWVDAASGEQIETFNPATGELLGKIAAGDSDDVDRAVKAARHALEEGEWSRFTPRQREAVLWKLADLVDKHRQELAELETIDQGKPIYVSQAEVPIISEDFRFYAGMCTKIEGETFTTSIDWLPEGKEVFSYTSKEPVGVVGAIVPWNSPLIMAAFKLAPALAAGCSVVLKPAELTSLTTIRLAELIKEAGFPPGAVNIVTGYGHTAGAAIAAHPDIDKVAFTGSTNTGRAIMDGAKSNLKKVSLELGGKSPMIFLEDCNIEQAIAGAANAISWNNGQICLAGSRLYAHKNIFDQLVEGISNVLGSMTIGNGLNPETAIGPMVSPTQANRIMSYVQSGLEDGAEADIGGQKIGSDSGCYVPPTVMVNTNHDMSCVQEEIFGPVLSCMPFDDIDEVIKLANDSIYGLGASVWTESHSSAIKLSKQIKSGTVWINSHLIFDASLPIGGYKQSGFGRDRGVQAVENYLETKTVISTI from the coding sequence ATGAACATAGAAACCGAGTATTTAAAGCCCAGCGACCCCGATGCACAGGCATTTCTGGATCGTCAGCAGCATAGGATGTTTATTAATAATGAGTGGGTTGATGCTGCCAGTGGTGAACAGATTGAAACATTCAATCCTGCTACCGGTGAATTGCTGGGGAAAATTGCAGCCGGTGACAGTGACGATGTTGACCGCGCGGTAAAAGCAGCGCGCCATGCGCTGGAAGAAGGTGAATGGTCACGATTTACACCACGCCAAAGAGAAGCCGTACTATGGAAGCTGGCTGATCTGGTGGATAAACATAGGCAAGAGTTGGCAGAACTGGAAACCATTGATCAGGGCAAGCCCATCTATGTTAGCCAGGCTGAAGTGCCTATTATCTCGGAAGACTTTCGTTTTTATGCTGGCATGTGTACCAAGATCGAAGGTGAAACTTTTACCACATCGATTGACTGGCTGCCTGAAGGCAAAGAAGTGTTTTCTTATACCAGCAAAGAACCCGTTGGTGTTGTTGGTGCCATTGTGCCCTGGAATTCGCCACTTATTATGGCGGCATTTAAATTAGCTCCCGCTTTGGCAGCAGGTTGTAGCGTAGTGTTAAAACCTGCCGAACTCACCTCACTGACAACGATTCGTCTGGCTGAACTGATTAAAGAAGCAGGTTTTCCACCTGGTGCCGTCAATATCGTTACCGGTTATGGCCATACTGCCGGAGCCGCTATCGCCGCTCACCCGGATATCGATAAAGTGGCCTTCACAGGTTCAACCAATACGGGTCGCGCGATAATGGATGGCGCCAAAAGTAATCTAAAGAAAGTCAGTCTTGAATTGGGCGGAAAGTCGCCAATGATTTTTCTGGAAGACTGCAATATCGAACAGGCCATCGCCGGTGCTGCCAATGCCATCAGCTGGAATAACGGGCAGATTTGTTTAGCCGGTTCGCGGCTCTATGCCCATAAAAATATTTTTGATCAATTGGTTGAAGGTATCAGCAATGTATTGGGCTCTATGACAATAGGTAACGGCCTGAATCCGGAAACAGCTATTGGTCCTATGGTTAGCCCGACTCAGGCAAATCGTATTATGTCTTATGTGCAATCCGGACTTGAGGATGGCGCCGAAGCTGATATCGGCGGGCAAAAAATCGGTTCAGACAGTGGCTGTTATGTACCACCAACTGTAATGGTCAACACCAATCATGATATGAGCTGTGTACAGGAAGAAATTTTTGGCCCGGTACTAAGCTGTATGCCCTTTGATGATATTGATGAAGTGATCAAACTGGCCAATGATTCTATTTATGGTTTGGGCGCCAGTGTTTGGACTGAAAGCCACTCCAGCGCTATTAAACTCTCTAAACAGATTAAATCCGGTACCGTCTGGATCAATAGCCATTTAATCTTTGATGCCAGCTTACCCATCGGCGGCTATAAGCAATCCGGCTTTGGCCGTGACCGCGGTGTACAGGCGGTAGAGAATTACTTAGAAACAAAAACCGTTATTTCAACGATTTAA
- a CDS encoding tetratricopeptide repeat-containing sulfotransferase family protein codes for MTEQEKTSPPASIDGAAIQQLMASQQFDQALAQLLAHLDKQPKDIDALYMAAVCYRYQKHYEQAAATLSQLIQLAPDHGRAHQEQGHLLMARQQPEQAVQAFVRACKNNPALIASWQAQVDLFTALGKPQAASQAQAELAQLQASPKHLIAAKDLLAQGKILKAENLCRKFLQSAPRHVEAMRLLADIGQRLGAMDEAEFLLESAVLFEPANAKVRTDYIQVLRKRQRFGKALEEASTLLQQAPENPQFQSIYAIELMQTGDYDQALTYFDRVLAKLPNDPITLTSKGHALKTMGRYQQAVDAYNTAITTRPQHGEAYYSLANLKTYQFTEQEISRMLAQEGNPEHSLMERAYLYFALGKAYEDNKDYRQSFKYYQLGNELKRNSSGYDADKMTEELMAQRDVCSTDFFAAHQGQGHNAADPIFILGLPRSGSTMLEQILSSHSQVDGTLELPNILAMAQKLRRQGKGDDSKPYPQILEDLTADELHSMGEQFIKDTAIHRKGAPFFIDKMPNNFRHIGLIKLILPNAKIIDTRRHPMACCFSNYKQLFAEGQEFSYSLEDMAQYYKDYVALMAHWDQVLPGQVLRMQYEEVVEDLEGQVRRLLDFCGLPFEAACLSFHETKRSVRTASSEQVRQPVYRSGLEQWQHFSADLEPLSNKLAEALADYPSG; via the coding sequence GTGACAGAGCAAGAAAAAACAAGCCCGCCAGCATCAATTGATGGGGCGGCCATCCAGCAGTTAATGGCGAGTCAGCAATTTGATCAGGCGCTGGCCCAGCTATTAGCGCATCTTGACAAGCAGCCAAAGGATATTGATGCCTTATATATGGCGGCGGTGTGTTATCGCTATCAAAAACACTATGAGCAGGCGGCAGCGACATTAAGCCAGCTGATTCAGCTTGCCCCTGACCATGGCCGTGCCCATCAGGAGCAGGGGCACTTGCTTATGGCCCGGCAGCAGCCAGAGCAAGCGGTGCAGGCCTTTGTGCGAGCCTGCAAAAATAACCCGGCACTGATTGCCAGTTGGCAGGCGCAGGTTGATCTTTTTACGGCTTTGGGCAAGCCTCAAGCCGCGTCTCAGGCTCAGGCGGAATTGGCGCAGTTGCAAGCCAGTCCCAAGCATTTGATTGCCGCAAAAGATTTGTTAGCCCAGGGGAAAATTCTTAAAGCTGAAAACCTTTGCCGCAAATTTTTACAGTCTGCGCCCCGTCATGTTGAGGCTATGCGCCTGTTAGCGGATATCGGTCAGCGTTTAGGGGCGATGGATGAAGCAGAATTTTTATTGGAAAGCGCTGTGCTATTCGAGCCGGCCAATGCCAAAGTTCGCACTGATTATATTCAGGTGCTAAGAAAACGACAGCGTTTTGGCAAGGCTCTGGAAGAAGCCAGTACCTTATTACAGCAAGCCCCTGAAAACCCCCAGTTCCAATCGATCTACGCGATCGAATTAATGCAAACCGGTGACTATGATCAGGCGCTGACCTATTTTGATCGCGTCTTGGCCAAGCTACCCAATGACCCCATTACCCTGACCTCAAAAGGGCATGCCTTAAAAACCATGGGACGCTATCAGCAGGCGGTTGATGCTTATAACACGGCTATTACTACCCGGCCCCAGCATGGTGAAGCCTATTACTCTTTAGCCAATTTAAAAACTTATCAATTTACTGAGCAAGAAATCAGCCGGATGCTGGCGCAAGAAGGGAATCCAGAGCACTCTCTGATGGAACGGGCTTATTTATATTTTGCCTTGGGCAAAGCCTATGAAGACAATAAAGACTACCGTCAATCTTTTAAGTACTACCAATTGGGTAACGAGTTAAAGCGCAATAGTAGTGGTTACGATGCTGATAAAATGACTGAAGAATTAATGGCTCAGCGCGATGTTTGTAGCACGGATTTTTTTGCTGCCCATCAAGGGCAGGGCCATAATGCAGCAGACCCGATCTTTATTTTGGGTTTGCCCCGGTCCGGTTCCACCATGTTAGAACAAATACTTTCTTCCCATAGCCAAGTGGATGGCACGCTTGAACTACCCAATATTTTGGCGATGGCGCAAAAACTTCGTCGTCAGGGTAAGGGGGACGATAGCAAACCCTATCCGCAGATACTGGAAGACCTAACCGCGGATGAGCTGCACAGCATGGGCGAACAGTTTATTAAAGATACTGCGATTCACCGCAAAGGCGCACCGTTTTTTATCGATAAAATGCCGAATAACTTTCGCCATATTGGCCTAATCAAACTGATATTACCCAATGCCAAAATTATCGATACTCGCCGCCACCCCATGGCCTGTTGCTTTAGTAACTATAAGCAGCTATTTGCTGAGGGGCAGGAGTTTAGCTATAGCCTTGAGGATATGGCGCAATACTATAAAGACTATGTCGCTTTGATGGCGCATTGGGACCAGGTCTTGCCGGGGCAAGTATTACGTATGCAATATGAAGAGGTAGTGGAGGATTTGGAAGGGCAGGTTAGGCGTTTGCTGGATTTTTGCGGCCTGCCTTTTGAAGCGGCCTGTTTATCCTTTCACGAAACCAAACGTTCCGTTAGAACAGCCAGTTCAGAACAGGTCAGGCAGCCTGTGTATCGAAGTGGGCTTGAGCAGTGGCAGCACTTTTCTGCCGATCTTGAGCCGCTGAGTAATAAGCTGGCTGAGGCATTGGCTGATTACCCTTCGGGCTAA
- a CDS encoding ubiquinol-cytochrome c reductase iron-sulfur subunit N-terminal domain-containing protein — MKTTRRDFLSYSATTTAVVGSGLALNTNANNTAAHPNQLELDRLSALPFASAAMPAQFSIAADISAK; from the coding sequence ATGAAAACAACTCGCCGGGATTTTTTAAGTTATTCCGCTACCACCACTGCGGTAGTGGGCAGCGGCCTAGCTCTTAACACAAACGCCAATAACACAGCAGCCCACCCAAACCAACTTGAATTGGACAGACTCTCAGCGCTGCCTTTTGCCAGTGCCGCAATGCCAGCCCAATTTAGCATAGCCGCCGATATTTCCGCCAAGTAG
- a CDS encoding MFS transporter has translation MTDGVRIGPITLNNGITKRNALTFFYASFFTVGIISFMSFMQPYVLTENLNIPADEQGASTSILAFTYELVMLLLIAPFGALADKIGRRPIYCLGFLWVGVSLVIFPLAETMTQLVMGRMFFAVGAAAVTSMMATVLADYPQERSRGFMVAMSGIANGLGAVTLVIGMSQLPALFKSMGYSTLMSGRFTYAIAACLCVVTTIIVFRGLSTLKPSDGKKDKEDIRQLLKEGLQEARKNPRIAVACIEAFIARGDLMVVSVFFSLWANQAGLAQGMDLETAIKTAGSFLIIIQLTSLVWAPIWGIILDRVDRLTAVVIAMFLATIGYLWVGFSPSPIVAAFIPAAIMLGIGEFSAILAGITLVGQEAPKEIRGSVVGLFNFCGSFGILCISLVGGYVYDAWRPGAPFIVVGMINAIILVIALTVRLKVGYRPPVK, from the coding sequence ATGACTGACGGCGTTCGCATTGGCCCCATCACACTGAATAACGGCATTACCAAGCGCAATGCCCTTACGTTCTTCTATGCGTCATTTTTTACCGTGGGTATTATTAGCTTTATGAGTTTTATGCAGCCCTATGTGCTGACAGAAAATCTCAATATCCCCGCTGATGAGCAAGGCGCTTCCACCAGTATTCTGGCCTTTACCTATGAACTGGTCATGCTGTTATTAATCGCTCCCTTTGGCGCACTGGCCGATAAAATTGGCCGCCGCCCAATTTATTGTCTGGGTTTTTTATGGGTTGGTGTCTCACTGGTTATTTTTCCTCTGGCTGAAACCATGACCCAATTGGTGATGGGACGTATGTTTTTTGCCGTCGGTGCGGCGGCGGTAACCAGTATGATGGCAACTGTACTGGCCGATTATCCGCAGGAGCGCTCGCGTGGCTTTATGGTAGCGATGTCGGGTATTGCCAATGGTCTCGGTGCGGTGACACTGGTGATTGGTATGTCGCAACTACCCGCACTGTTTAAATCCATGGGCTACTCCACGTTAATGTCTGGTCGTTTTACATATGCTATAGCAGCCTGCCTCTGTGTCGTTACCACAATCATTGTGTTCCGGGGGCTCTCAACACTTAAGCCCTCTGATGGTAAAAAAGATAAAGAAGATATTCGCCAGTTATTAAAAGAAGGCTTACAGGAAGCCCGTAAAAATCCCCGTATTGCCGTCGCCTGTATCGAAGCGTTTATCGCCCGCGGTGATCTGATGGTCGTCTCAGTATTCTTTAGTCTTTGGGCTAATCAGGCGGGTTTAGCACAGGGTATGGATTTGGAAACCGCGATTAAAACCGCCGGTAGTTTTCTGATTATTATTCAGTTAACCAGTTTGGTCTGGGCACCGATCTGGGGAATTATTCTGGACAGGGTGGATCGACTAACGGCGGTTGTGATCGCCATGTTTTTGGCAACGATTGGTTATTTATGGGTAGGCTTTTCCCCCAGCCCGATTGTCGCTGCCTTTATCCCCGCAGCCATTATGTTAGGTATTGGTGAATTTAGCGCCATCCTTGCAGGCATTACTCTGGTAGGGCAAGAAGCACCTAAAGAAATTCGCGGCTCGGTGGTAGGTTTATTTAACTTCTGTGGCTCGTTTGGTATTTTATGTATTTCTCTGGTGGGTGGTTATGTCTATGACGCTTGGCGCCCCGGCGCACCTTTTATTGTGGTGGGTATGATTAACGCTATCATTCTGGTAATCGCTCTTACCGTTCGCCTAAAAGTAGGTTACCGGCCGCCGGTAAAATAA
- a CDS encoding TonB-dependent receptor, producing the protein MFQRKVLAGAIVAASISTPSIAQIEEVMVTATKRSASTQDIPVTVTALGEESLEQMGVANFSDYLIQLPGVTAGGGGPGQNTIYIRGIASTTPNLTTAGVAGLSPNVALYLDEQPLSQPGRNLDVYTADMARVEVLAGPQGTLYGASSQAGTIRLITNKPDPSGFGGKLKFGTAYTKGGEPSNNAEGVVNFPVTDNLTVRAVGYVDNQGGYIDNVAGTVDASSSARFRPEGTVRANGVPVSGLRAGFQSTADLSNVNFLKADNGARTEDDFNEATYAGSRFSALWDINEDWNLLVGAAQQTLDAEGVFFVDPDLDDYEIQRYERDSMEDSFENFSWTLQGRIAELEAVYTGAFTDRDTDQFVDYTDYLFVGQYIPYYICDYSVSYPGGADPSGTCQAPNLFVKSETETEVQTHEIRFSTDSSARLRATFGAFYSDLELREVNSFTYPGSNSAIAADGVSVGFGPNFSAQGASTKYKGQWPEGVVFRNDVLRTDEQLAAFGELSFDISDQFSTTIGARWYDVEVDLKGSAAGSFGNFGATVDNNAGNNLDELFTDTANDEGVIGKVSFTWTPSDDLLFYVLWSEGFRPGLLNRPGGASNGAGYTVPFTIETDEVTNYEFGWKTDLLDGSLRFNGSIFMVEIERMQTGIFDPSIANLFFTENAADAEVVGMEGDVTWQPQSIEGLIVSGGFSILDTEITDVLIPTGDVNKGDELAFAPELQANLQARYEWTLANGNTAHVMPHLSYSDESYTDIITINRMQLDSWVMVGVTAGVSNDQWTAELYIDNLTDEQAEVSGNFNYDRERITVSRPMTGGVRFSYNF; encoded by the coding sequence ATGTTTCAACGTAAAGTACTGGCTGGCGCCATCGTTGCAGCCAGCATAAGCACGCCATCGATTGCGCAAATCGAAGAAGTGATGGTTACCGCTACCAAGCGTTCTGCCAGCACCCAGGATATCCCGGTGACAGTGACCGCCCTGGGGGAGGAATCCCTTGAGCAAATGGGGGTTGCCAACTTTTCTGACTACCTGATTCAGCTGCCCGGTGTTACCGCCGGTGGTGGTGGCCCAGGCCAAAATACGATCTATATTCGCGGTATCGCCTCTACTACACCCAACCTGACCACGGCGGGTGTAGCGGGTCTATCCCCTAACGTCGCGCTGTATCTGGATGAGCAGCCGCTGTCACAGCCCGGCCGTAACCTGGATGTCTACACCGCTGATATGGCGCGAGTAGAAGTATTAGCTGGCCCACAGGGTACGCTCTATGGTGCCAGTTCTCAGGCCGGTACTATCCGCCTGATTACTAATAAGCCGGACCCTTCCGGTTTTGGCGGTAAATTAAAATTTGGCACCGCCTATACCAAAGGTGGCGAGCCCAGCAATAATGCCGAAGGTGTCGTTAACTTCCCGGTCACTGATAACCTCACCGTTCGCGCGGTAGGCTATGTCGATAACCAGGGCGGTTATATTGATAATGTGGCGGGTACCGTTGATGCTTCGTCCAGTGCACGCTTTAGACCTGAAGGTACTGTTAGAGCCAATGGCGTTCCCGTCAGTGGTTTACGTGCTGGCTTTCAATCTACAGCTGACTTGAGCAATGTTAACTTTCTGAAGGCCGATAACGGTGCTCGCACAGAAGATGATTTTAACGAAGCGACCTATGCCGGTAGCCGCTTTAGCGCCCTGTGGGATATTAATGAAGATTGGAATTTACTCGTCGGTGCAGCGCAGCAGACTCTGGATGCAGAAGGCGTATTCTTTGTTGACCCTGATCTTGATGATTATGAAATCCAGCGCTATGAAAGAGATAGCATGGAAGATTCTTTCGAGAACTTTAGCTGGACCTTGCAGGGCCGGATTGCGGAACTGGAAGCGGTTTATACCGGTGCCTTTACCGACCGTGATACCGACCAGTTTGTCGATTACACCGACTACTTATTTGTTGGCCAGTATATCCCTTATTATATTTGTGATTACTCGGTCTCTTACCCTGGTGGTGCAGATCCGTCGGGCACCTGTCAGGCACCTAATCTGTTTGTAAAAAGTGAAACAGAAACCGAAGTGCAAACCCACGAGATTCGTTTCTCTACCGACTCAAGTGCACGACTGCGCGCTACCTTTGGTGCCTTCTACAGTGACCTTGAGCTAAGGGAAGTTAACTCCTTTACTTACCCCGGTTCTAACAGTGCTATTGCCGCTGATGGTGTTTCCGTAGGCTTTGGCCCTAATTTTTCCGCGCAGGGAGCGTCGACCAAATATAAAGGCCAGTGGCCAGAAGGTGTGGTGTTCCGCAATGATGTACTGCGTACCGATGAGCAGTTGGCCGCATTTGGTGAGTTAAGCTTTGATATCTCCGATCAGTTTTCTACCACCATTGGTGCGCGCTGGTACGATGTTGAAGTCGACCTTAAAGGTAGTGCCGCCGGTTCCTTCGGTAACTTTGGTGCCACCGTTGATAATAATGCGGGTAATAACCTGGATGAGCTATTTACCGATACCGCAAATGATGAAGGCGTGATTGGCAAGGTTAGCTTTACCTGGACCCCAAGCGATGACCTGTTGTTCTACGTGCTGTGGTCTGAAGGTTTCCGCCCGGGCTTGCTTAACCGTCCCGGGGGTGCCAGCAATGGTGCCGGTTATACCGTACCGTTTACCATTGAAACCGATGAAGTTACCAACTATGAGTTTGGTTGGAAAACTGACCTGTTAGACGGCTCGCTGCGCTTTAACGGTAGCATCTTTATGGTTGAAATTGAGCGTATGCAAACGGGTATCTTTGATCCCAGTATTGCCAACCTGTTCTTCACGGAAAATGCCGCGGATGCAGAAGTGGTCGGTATGGAAGGTGACGTTACCTGGCAGCCGCAATCCATTGAAGGTCTTATCGTCAGTGGTGGCTTCTCGATTCTGGATACCGAAATTACCGATGTGTTAATTCCTACCGGTGATGTGAATAAAGGGGATGAACTGGCTTTTGCCCCTGAATTACAGGCTAACCTCCAGGCTCGTTATGAGTGGACTCTGGCTAATGGCAATACGGCACATGTGATGCCGCATCTGTCTTACTCCGATGAGTCTTATACCGATATTATCACCATCAACCGCATGCAGTTAGATAGCTGGGTGATGGTAGGTGTGACTGCCGGTGTTTCTAACGACCAATGGACCGCGGAGTTATATATCGATAACCTGACCGACGAGCAGGCTGAAGTGTCTGGCAACTTCAACTATGACCGCGAACGTATTACCGTCTCGCGGCCTATGACCGGTGGTGTCAGGTTCTCTTATAACTTCTAA
- a CDS encoding c-type cytochrome, whose amino-acid sequence MEHLNYSKNAKTLHVAFFSLILLGCCLVPYFWFGVVPIKSDRQVETEYIDVTLSPIMPEDELERDVLLEEFRWCRYCHVMQPGHPDEPGPSLYKIFGRRAATVPGFYYSDVFLQAGEDKLYWTEQTIDEFITDPQKYLPGNRMFHGPIFIDDPERRKRVINLLKKWTAEGSTYGKKH is encoded by the coding sequence ATGGAACATTTAAATTACTCAAAAAATGCCAAGACACTGCATGTCGCCTTTTTCAGCCTGATACTACTAGGCTGCTGCCTGGTGCCCTATTTCTGGTTTGGTGTAGTGCCGATTAAGTCGGATCGTCAGGTAGAGACAGAATATATTGATGTCACATTATCGCCAATCATGCCAGAAGATGAGCTGGAACGAGATGTGCTGCTGGAAGAATTCCGCTGGTGCCGCTACTGCCATGTTATGCAACCGGGCCACCCGGATGAACCCGGCCCAAGCCTGTATAAAATCTTTGGCCGCCGCGCAGCAACTGTGCCCGGTTTTTATTACTCCGATGTTTTCCTGCAAGCCGGTGAGGATAAGCTCTACTGGACGGAACAAACCATTGATGAGTTTATTACTGACCCACAGAAATATTTACCCGGTAACCGCATGTTCCACGGCCCGATTTTTATTGACGACCCTGAACGCCGTAAACGTGTTATTAACCTGTTAAAAAAATGGACTGCTGAAGGCAGTACCTATGGCAAGAAGCATTAA